One Cuculus canorus isolate bCucCan1 chromosome 2, bCucCan1.pri, whole genome shotgun sequence genomic region harbors:
- the LOC128851194 gene encoding zinc finger protein 777-like, translated as MARWGPAREPEWASESWQPPPAPQPPEVEKASVSSVQEISLWTVVAAVQAVERKVESQALKLLSLEGRAESAEKKVMGLEKAVRDFGNRLERKWSALAALVQENTRRLEHVERQLQQRSCCWAPRPSPAPGADEPKVPAACEDDAASLPEPELGSSESRQKELYRMTLKGNYEPVVSLGHGDSSSKPALLPPPEDGEDSGVRTHDLPETGAVLEHLGEKIVIKTEDQQPQEEGSEILAVPPASSVRLEEEVPMSQEQPVPWESHAVLEEEKVAGEGLVEFCKHVASQPEFKPVVVPVEAHPAPGLPFPAEHVLGVGTDQAFAVPQGIPLAEDTTAEMVTSQPNSEEYRPCAVGEEPCALPLGWKSVRLKRNLLARQQNQARKNSGSFICTACGKSLAHHAALLRHQRLHTGERPFQCPACGKSFNEKSNLNKHYRIHTGERPYRCSACGKGFIQKHHLQKHQRIHGVQLRGGWTGRPARASAAGERLYRCIECAESFPQKTSLEEHQRRHTQQRPFQCNGCSKSFRHRQSLNHHQKVHAVANSTATLPNYDREPESSSCKPLTQDNP; from the exons GAGCCCGAGTGGGCGTCAGAGTCGTGGCAGCCCCCCCCGGCGCCGCAGCCCCCCGAGGTGGAGAAGGCGTCGGTGTCGTCGGTGCAGGAGATCTCACTGTGGACGGTGGTGGCGGCCGTGCAGGCGGTGGAGAGGAAAGTGGAGTCTCAGGCTTTGAAGCTGTTGAGTTTGGAAGGACGCGCGGAATCGGCCGAGAAGAAGGTGATGGGGTTGGAGAAAGCGGTTCGGGATTTCGGGAACCGTTTGGAAAGGAAATGGTCGGCGTTGGCAGCTTTGGTACAGGAGAACACGCGGAGGTTGGAACACGTCGAGAGGCAACTCCAGCAACGGAGCTGCTGTTGGGCACCGCGGCCGAGCCCCGCGCCCGGGGCGGATGAGCCCAAG GTGCCAGCGGCGTGTGAGGATGACGCAGCCAGTTTGCCGGAGCCGGAGTTGGGGAGCTCGGAGAGCCGGCAGAAGGAGCTCTACAGGATGACGCTGAAGGGGAACTACGAGCCTGTGGTCTCTCTTG GTCACGGGGATTCCAGCTCCAAACCTGCTCTGTTGCCACCACCTGAGGACGGGGAGGATTCGGGTGTGAGGACCCACGACCTGCCGGAGACGGGAGCGGTGTTGGAGCACCTCG GTGAGAAGATCGTGATCAAGACAGAAGATCAACAGCCTCAAGAGGAAGGATCGGAAATCCTGGCTGTGCCGCCGGCATCCTCGGTGAGATTGGAAGAGGAGGTTCCCATGAGCCAGGAGCAGCCGGTGCCCTGGGAAAGCCACGCTGTcttggaggaggagaaggtagCAGGAGAAGGCTTGGTGGAATTCTGCAAACACGTAGCTTCCCAACCGGAATTCAAGCCCGTGGTGGTTCCCGTCGAAGCTCACCCAGCGCCGGGTTTGCCTTTCCCGGCCGAACACGTCCTCGGCGTTGGAACCGACCAAGCCTTCGCCGTGCCTCAAGGAATCCCCTTAGCAGAAGACACCACCGCCGAGATGGTGACCTCGCAGCCCAACTCGGAGGAGTATCGTCCCTGCGCCGTTGGGGAAGAGCCGTGCGCTCTGCCGTTGGGTTGGAAGAGCGTCCGGCTGAAACGCAACCTCCTGGCGCGGCAGCAGAACCAGGCGAGGAAAAACAGCGGCTCCTTCATCTGCACGGCTTGCGGCAAGAGCCTGGCCCACCACGCCGCGCTGCTGCGGCACCAACGCCTTCACACCGGCGAACGCCCCTTCCAATGTCCGGCTTGCGGCAAGAGCTTCAACGAGAAATCCAACCTCAATAAGCACTACCGCATCCACACCGGCGAGCGGCCCTACCGCTGCTCCGCCTGCGGCAAAGGCTTCATCCAGAAGCATCACCTCCAAAAGCACCAACGCATCCACGGCGTGCAGCTCCGGGGTGGCTGGACGGGCCGACCGGCGCGAGCCAGCGCTGCCGGCGAGCGGCTCTACCGCTGCATCGAGTGTGCCGAAAGCTTCCCGCAGAAAACCTCGCTGGAGGAGCACCAACGCCGGCACACCCAGCAGCGCCCTTTCCAGTGCAACGGTTGCAGCAAGAGTTTCCGACACCGACAGTCTCTAAACCATCACCAAAAGGTCCACGCCGTTGCCAACTCCACCGCCACTTTGCCGAACTATGACCGGGAGCCggagagcagctcctgcaagCCTTTGACCCAGGATAATCCCTAA